From a region of the Osmia lignaria lignaria isolate PbOS001 chromosome 1, iyOsmLign1, whole genome shotgun sequence genome:
- the Dab gene encoding DAB adaptor protein, protein MQTLRKKNSPCKFKNEPTRFLGEGVSFKAKLIGILEVSEARGDRMCQAALADLKMAIRAAGEHKQRIAVQVSIDGLRLRDEKSGDCLYHHPVHKISFIAQDMSDSRAFGYIFGSPDTGHRFFGIKTDKAASQVVIAMRDLFQVVFELKKKEIELTKQHLEQNAINVIKFHTGGIFTEPTPDTKGAAGSESSIHRVRNTNSEADKSADKRNESQSGVIANLLDLHFELNSLQQGIHHMDKITPENQTASADDLFETDPFGDSFANMKLDDTVRPILPPPPSSSKRGHLERQQTIPGSQSSITSSPATTVTSKTPPLQGSVQWFDKETENLFSDGELTNSAKNTPVKKEAEEVTAYTAQAKSPQIDVFTELDPLGTGLIKPYVDKKDFFQHLKNPPKKVLKDLVPTSSADTFPTNFSELSDPLDSVTVRNDVTSKDSQFDDNNFANFDRFDENETAFTCPDSSQTTEVSPRPTHHQPLSVSLPPEDSSATKSPAVSSVPASGGVPLLGRMDKDSTESMHGLVKLPSPIKSARKKEFDIDLPSNKSIDKPFPVDFTTANESPASPLKSCSSDANSRLSTSSAELELVPEPPPRGVGNIVINPPPLPPKKQGVRAAMKPPPRPPHTDYFHYDFPEREPVTTKDRSKSPIDVKGQFDDNFSPPVQVSKSDLIGSMTTTTFEDSFSSMVPTTNLSTFFTSTNTSTGPKKPKPSLDITLSQLTSSNLDELASSLGMTVKELTSLTLQQLTECLTTLSAKEAAASDTEEVPAKQEQTAYKSEQLSNVEIKSYTDSQAFTNISTEQEIKESATYDKYAVFRELLELEQLERNGDTTMTETVEEETSSIPPDEFETSSQQQESCEESRTESLASLVNLTVKLPPSNEDLTKEEPSNAKIEEPSESSTGLTFEKSQSEETECKITESMTEAEGTTDFLPKQATTENEEDSERLSSIEMEEKADDKESIGKPSSSNEDSDKPATETSAEETNGSVIVEKTEVKSSVSTSSDKYAALREIIGEPEPPVKQNEDDLSNSPRASPVIQSSQSKGSAEVELLNLFSDTPPLSSPKKQPKKEEDSKTMGMDIFEEIKMLSTGAHSEPKDSSQRAPKLLIPEDIFCPFAELKQDRDDSKDDNWAKFDTGLFVSDRPCEGPHSISGTSPWSPDGKEFHKEPSFKGSMYRQSGDSDNEWKDEEESEESNGRIRGDERFWCSRLPRIEPPRMDAPRLGGPGSKRDRSFRDRMVEKPREAAWMKNPCHRPREPSPWHDESQWDKESRRYPHRKMPYKDEEEQYEAHWKCRPKPQRWNWPHEHGPFYDDERKRKMMLWKDDRFGSQESMGYDEEDRWPRRKYERRRWEEDARFWNRRTGPPDSDYATREGYYYYRENRDRPHDYPTTWDEEYGSDRPGDDSPRYSLSGRKRHWPKRPNSANEGRNADMVYPESRGKFGTSRSECSDNDSDPYPRSSQRSRSRESYWGSDQEYDSWAERPYWSEGPDSKSESLHRKKVPRHKPRQPHAKTQSPFEDDFAQSIEHVDPSAVESLATVEPRIRSDMEQPPPPTSPSSSKRYPKDLPRKDIQREYSKRSSYFEDDLTPTASGMSDTSDRQRLSSELKATPEELPCDSKDAHQTADGFVSEDSGRDSYFNGDLRYDDDDAFTFKSELEDNVSDHRTTTLPLKNHSRQGKYSAGSNNNNNKRSDQYIRKSESVNIFVRENDPFDDDDFFN, encoded by the exons GTGGTGATAGCGATGCGAGATCTTTTCCAAGTGGTTTTcgaattgaaaaagaaagaaattgaattAACGAAGCAACATTTGGAACAGAATGCtataaatgttattaaatttcatactgGTGGCATTTTCACCGAACCTACCCCTGATACTAAG GGTGCAGCAGGATCAGAGTCATCGATCCATCGAGTGAGGAATACAAATTCAGAAGCAGATAAGTCAGCTGATAAACGAAACGAGTCTCAAAGTGGAGTGATTGCGAATTTACTCGATCTCCACTTCGAATTAAACTCGTTACAACAAGGAATTCATCACATGGACAAGATCACACCTGAGAATCAAACAGCTTCAGCAGATGATCTCTTTGAAACTGATCCTTTTGGTGATTCCTTCGCAAACATGAAG CTTGACGATACCGTGAGACCAATTttaccaccacccccgtcatcATCCAAAAGAGGTCATTTGGAGCGACAACAAACGATCCCTGGTTCTCAGTCATCGATCACGTCCAGTCCAGCGACGACTGTCACGAGTAAAACACCACCGCTTCAGGGCTCTGTACAGTGGTTCGATAAGGAAACTGAAAACCTTTTCAGCGACGGCGAATTGACTAATTCGGCGAAGAATACACCGGTCAAAAAGGAAGCGGAAGAGGTCACTGCTTATACT GCACAAGCTAAAAGCCCTCAAATAGACGTTTTCACAGAATTGGATCCCCTAGGAACCGGTCTGATAAAACCATACGTCGATAAGAAGGACTTTTTCCAACACTTGAAGAACCCTCCTAAGAAAGTCCTGAAAGACTTAGTGCCCACTAGCTCGGCAGACACGTTCCCAACGAATTTCAGTGAACTCTCGGATCCACTAGACTCGGTGACGGTTCGAAACGATGTGACATCGAAGGACAGTCAGTTCGACGATAACAATTTCGCAAACTTCGACCGATTCGACGAGAACGAGACAGCGTTCACCTGCCCCGATTCCTCACAAACAACAGAAGTTAGTCCGAGACCAACGCATCATCAACCACTTTCCGTATCCCTACCACCTGAAGATTCTTCCGCGACGAAATCTCCCGCGGTGTCCTCTGTTCCTGCTTCCGGAGGAGTGCCTCTGCTCGGTAGAATGGACAAGGACTCCACAGAGTCCATGCATGGCCTAGTAAAACTCCCCAGCCCTATCAAATCCGCACGCAAGAAGGAATTTGACATTGATCTGCCTAGCAACAAGTCCATAGACAAGCCGTTTCCTGTTGACTTTACGACGGCTAACGAATCACCGGCGTCTCCATTAAAGTCCTGCTCGTCCGACGCGAATTCAAGACTGTCCACTTCGTCGGCGGAACTGGAACTGGTACCCGAGCCACCGCCTCGGGGAGTTGGCAATATTGTGATCAATCCGCCACCCTTGCCGCCCAAGAAGCAAGGAGTCAGAGCAGCGATGAAGCCTCCTCCAAGGCCACCGCACACCGACTACTTCCATTACGATTTCCCTGAACGCGAACCTGTTACGACTAAGGACAGAAGCAAGAGTCCTATCGATGTGAAGGGTCAGTTTGACGACAACTTTAGCCCACCAGTTCAAGTGTCCAAGTCTGATCTGATAGGATCGATGACCACGACCACGTTCGAGGATTCCTTTAGCTCCATGGTGCCTACTACGAACTTGTCTACGTTTTTTACCAGTACGAACACATCGACCGGCCCAAAGAAGCCGAAACCTTCGTTGGACATCACTTTGAGCCAACTGACGTCTTCGAATTTGGACGAGCTAGCTAGCAGTTTGGGTATGACGGTCAAGGAGTTGACTAGTTTGACTCTTCAACAACTGACGGAGTGTCTGACCACTCTCTCAGCTAAGGAGGCTGCTGCTAGCGATACAGAGGAGGTTCCTGCTAAACAAGAACAGACTGCTTACAAGTCAGAGCAGTTGTCCAACGTGGAAATAAAATCTTACACCGATAGCCAGGCTTTCACTAATATCAGTACCGAACAGGAGATCAAGGAATCAGCTACTTATGATAAGTACGCTGTTTTCCGAGAACTGCTGGAGCTGGAACAGTTGGAGAGGAATGGTGATACTACAATGACGGAGACGGTTGAAGAGGAGACATCTTCAATACCTCCAGATGAGTTTGAAACTAGTAGTCAGCAACAGGAATCATGCGAGGAGAGCAGAACAGAATCGTTGGCTTCGTTGGTGAACCTGACTGTGAAACTTCCGCCCAGTAACGAGGATCTGACGAAAGAGGAGCCATCCAATGCGAAAATCGAAGAGCCAAGCGAGTCTTCTACGGGACTAACCTTTGAGAAGAGTCAGTCCGAGGAAACTGAGTGTAAGATCACAGAATCGATGACGGAAGCTGAAGGTACGACAGATTTTCTGCCAAAGCAGGCTACAACGGAAAACGAGGAAGATTCTGAGAGACTTAGTTCCATAGAAATGGAAGAGAAAGCCGACGACAAAGAATCTATCGGTAAACCAAGCAGTTCCAACGAAGATTCTGATAAACCAGCTACAGAGACCAGCGCGGAGGAGACGAATGGTTCGGTGATTGTGGAGAAGACCGAGGTAAAGTCCTCCGTGTCGACCTCTAGTGACAAATACGCTGCTTTGCGCGAAATCATTGGAGAACCAGAACCACCAGTTAAACAGAACGAGGATGATTTGTCCAATTCCCCTCGAGCATCGCCCGTGATTCAATCTTCTCAATCAAAAGGTTCGGCAGAAGTGGAACTGTTGAACCTGTTCTCTGACACCCCACCTCTGTCTAGCCCAAAGAAACAGCCTAAGAAAGAGGAAGACAGTAAGACAATGGGGATGGATATTTTTGAAGAGATCAAGATGCTGAGCACCGGTGCTCACTCCGAACCAAAGGACTCTAGTCAACGAGCACCTAAATTACTGATTCCAGAGGACATCTTCTGTCCCTTCGCGGAGTTGAAACAAGATAGGGACGACAGTAAGGATGACAACTGGGCTAAGTTTGACACAGGCTTATTCGTTTCGGACAGACCTTGCGAAGGTCCTCATTCCATAAGCGGAACTTCGCCATGGTCACCCGATGGCAAAGAGTTCCATAAGGAGCCTTCCTTTAAAGGAAGCATGTACCGACAATCTGGAGATAGCGATAATGAATGGAAGGACGAGGAGGAGAGCGAGGAGAGCAACGGAAGGATACGAGGGGACGAGAGATTCTGGTGCAGTCGTCTTCCCAGAATCGAGCCTCCTCGGATGGACGCTCCACGGCTCGGTGGTCCCGGAAGCAAACGAGATAGGAGCTTCCGTGACAGAATGGTGGAAAAACCTCGGGAGGCAGCATGGATGAAGAATCCTTGCCACAGACCACGCGAACCTTCCCCGTGGCACGACGAGAGCCAGTGGGATAAAGAATCCAGGCGTTATCCTCATCGGAAGATGCCGTACAAGGACGAGGAGGAGCAATACGAGGCGCATTGGAAGTGCAGGCCAAAGCCTCAGCGTTGGAACTGGCCCCACGAGCACGGACCTTTCTACGACgacgagagaaagaggaaaatgaTGCTTTGGAAAGACGATAGGTTCGGTAGTCAGGAGAGCATGGGCTACGACGAGGAAGACAGATGGCCCAGGCGAAAGTACGAGCGAAGACGATGGGAGGAAGATGCCAGATTCTGGAACCGAAGGACAGGACCACCCGACTCTGACTATGCTACCAGAGAGGGTTATTACTATTACAGAGAAAACAGGGATAGACCGCACGATTATCCCACGACATGGGACGAAGAATACGGTTCCGATAGACCAGGGGACGATTCACCAAGATACAGTCTTTCCGGGAGGAAGAGGCACTGGCCCAAGAGGCCGAACAGCGCGAACGAAGGTCGCAATGCCGACATGGTTTACCCCGAATCCCGAGGCAAATTCGGCACATCCAGGTCTGAGTGCAGCGACAACGACTCAGACCCGTATCCAAGATCCTCCCAACGCTCCAGGAGTCGCGAGAGTTACTGGGGCAGCGACCAAGAGTACGACAGCTGGGCGGAGAGACCTTACTGGTCCGAGGGTCCGGATTCCAAGAGCGAGAGTCTACACCGGAAGAAGGTACCCCGGCATAAACCCCGGCAGCCTCACGCGAAGACACAGAGCCCATTCGAGGACGATTTTGCCCAGAGCATAGAACACGTCGACCCATCTGCGGTGGAATCTTTAGCCACGGTAGAGCCACGTATACGTTCCGACATGGAACAGCCACCACCACCTACCAGTCCATCCTCCAGCAAGAGATACCCGAAGGATCTGCCCAGGAAGGACATCCAGAGGGAGTATAGCAAGAGGTCCAGTTATTTTGAGGATGATTTAACGCCTACGGCAAGTGGGATGAGCGATACATCTGATCGTCAAAGGTTATCTTCTGAACTGAAGGCTACCCCTGAAGAGCTACCATGTGACAGCAAGGATGCCCATCAAACGGCTGATGGTTTCGTGTCTGAGGATAGCGGTCGTGACTCCTATTTCAACGGAGACCTGAGATACGACGATGACGACGCATTTACGTTCAAGTCCGAACTCGAAGACAACGTGTCTGATCATCGGACCACCACGTTACCCCTGAAGAACCACAGTCGGCAAGGGAAGTACAGCGCCgggagtaataataataataacaagagAAGTGACCAGTACATCAGAAAGTCCGAGTCGGTGAACATATTCGTGAGGGAGAACGATCCGTTCGATGATGACGATTTCTTTAATTGA
- the LOC117606293 gene encoding forkhead box protein D2 produces the protein MEPRGMMMPNLSCDGCVDSDRDSDSSSMIVDPVSLDKNDLSPSQSSSSPIISSSPVPPTTTSSSRNRGGSRSKKNYSMMSANGQQKSSSTSQPSSYGNDKMSSSLIKPPYSYIALITMAILQSPQKKLTLSGICEFIMSRFPYYHDKFPAWQNSIRHNLSLNDCFIKIPREPGNPGKGNYWTLDPLAEDMFDNGSFLRRRKRYKRPPPHYVLRDRAIMATFAICGDRGPCPGGGGGHPGTLAYPSAAYLSPPPGLPLLDFSPSTLEALKLGGFLEPPPPLYKPVPITAPPIRQLDPTPTRTTTIPTSHPPMEKKRNFSIDALIGKQSATDQNCGGLLDLSPSEHREIRSQASAFSPLV, from the coding sequence ATGGAACCGCGTGGGATGATGATGCCTAACCTGTCGTGCGACGGCTGCGTGGACAGCGATCGCGACTCCGACAGTAGCAGCATGATCGTGGACCCGGTGAGTCTGGACAAGAATGACCTCTCGCCATCGCAGTCGTCCTCCAGTCCCATCATATCGAGTTCCCCGGTACCGCCTACCACCACCTCCTCGTCGAGGAACCGTGGCGGTAGTCGCAGTAAGAAAAACTACTCCATGATGTCGGCGAACGGTCAACAAAAGTCAAGTTCGACGAGTCAGCCGTCGTCTTACGGCAACGACAAGATGTCCTCGTCTCTGATCAAACCCCCATACTCGTACATAGCCCTGATCACCATGGCGATCCTACAATCGCCCCAGAAGAAGCTCACCCTAAGCGGAATCTGCGAGTTCATCATGTCAAGATTCCCCTACTATCACGACAAGTTTCCCGCCTGGCAGAATTCCATCAGACACAACCTCTCCTTGAACGACTGCTTCATCAAGATACCCCGGGAGCCGGGGAACCCAGGCAAAGGTAACTACTGGACCCTAGACCCTCTGGCCGAGGACATGTTCGACAATGGAAGCTTCCTGCGACGCAGGAAGAGGTACAAGAGGCCTCCGCCGCACTACGTCCTCCGGGATAGGGCCATCATGGCGACTTTCGCCATTTGCGGCGACCGAGGACCCTGTCCCGGAGGTGGCGGTGGTCATCCAGGTACTCTGGCCTATCCCAGTGCCGCCTACCTGTCTCCGCCACCTGGTCTACCCTTACTGGACTTTTCTCCTTCCACTTTGGAAGCTCTGAAGCTCGGAGGCTTCCTGGAACCACCTCCTCCGCTGTACAAACCGGTACCGATCACCGCGCCACCGATCAGACAGCTCGATCCAACACCAACGAGGACCACTACGATACCCACTAGTCATCCTCCGATGGAGAAGAAAAGGAACTTCAGTATCGATGCCCTGATCGGCAAACAATCGGCCACCGATCAAAACTGCGGAGGTCTATTGGATCTCAGCCCGTCGGAACACCGGGAGATCAGAAGTCAGGCGTCTGCCTTTTCACCTTTGGTCTAG